CCCGTTTTATGTCGGGGTTACCACATGGTGCTTTTTTTGGTGTAGGATCTGTAGTAGCCACACAATTAGCTCAAAAAGGAAAAGAAGCACAAGCTGTTTCCATAATGTTTGCCGGGTTAACAACAGCGAACCTTGCGGGAGTGCCTTTAAGTACCTGGATTGGTCAACATTATACGTGGCGTGAAGCCTATACCTTAATTGCTTCTTTAGGGGTAATAACTATATTGGCAATTTACTTTTGGATTCCAAAACTACAAGCTGATACCACCACAAATACCAAAAAGCAAATGGCCTTTTTCAAAACGCCTCTCGCGTGGATTCTAGTTGCCTTAATTTCCATTGGAACAGGTGGTTTATTCGCTTGGATCAGCTATATTGCTCCAATGATGACTAATATCGCCTTGATCCCAGAAGCAAATATTCCTATCATCATGACATTAGTTGGATTGGGAATGTTTCTCGGTAATTTTGTTGGAGGAAAGATTGCAGATACCTTTTCCCCTGCCAAGGCTGTTATTTTTTCATTCTCCTTAATGGCGGTATGTTTAGTTGTAGTTTATTATACCGTTCATATTCAATGGATGGCGTATGCCATGTCATTAGTAACCGGGCTAGTTGCCTTTACTATTGGATCACCTTTACAGATGTTATTGATTAAAAATGCCAAAGGATCCGAAATGTTAGCGGCATCTGCTGGACAAGCTTGCTTTAACATCGGAAATGCCCTTGGTGCTTTCCTAGGGGGTATTCCTATTACGATGGGCTTTGGTTATAATTCACCGGAATGGGTAGGCGCAGGAATGGCCTTGTGTGGTGCGATGTTGGCCTATCTATTTATTCAATATAAAAAAAGAGCGGAATCTTTGCCACAAGAAATTCAGTAGTTTACAACTACATTCTTGAAGCAAAAGACCTCCGATTCACAATAAGTTTATAAATTTGCAGAAATAATTTTTTACCATGTATAGAACTCATACTTGTGGAGCATT
The window above is part of the Myroides odoratus DSM 2801 genome. Proteins encoded here:
- a CDS encoding MFS transporter, giving the protein MNKSLLALAVGGLAIGMTEFSMMGLLPEIAKDLQISIPKAGNFISTYALGVVVGAPLLVMSSNKFAPHKVLMALMLLFSVFHVLFVLSPSYPTLIATRFMSGLPHGAFFGVGSVVATQLAQKGKEAQAVSIMFAGLTTANLAGVPLSTWIGQHYTWREAYTLIASLGVITILAIYFWIPKLQADTTTNTKKQMAFFKTPLAWILVALISIGTGGLFAWISYIAPMMTNIALIPEANIPIIMTLVGLGMFLGNFVGGKIADTFSPAKAVIFSFSLMAVCLVVVYYTVHIQWMAYAMSLVTGLVAFTIGSPLQMLLIKNAKGSEMLAASAGQACFNIGNALGAFLGGIPITMGFGYNSPEWVGAGMALCGAMLAYLFIQYKKRAESLPQEIQ